The DNA window AGAAAACGATTAGGCCGGAACTTGTTTCTTACTCTTAACGATATTCTCTACAAACTGATCAAATAAGTAACGGCTATCATAAGGTCCGGGACACGCTTCAGGGTGATATTGTACCGAAAACACTGGTTTGTTTTTTAAGCGAATGCCTTCAATTGTATTATCGTTAAGATTAACATGCGTTGCTTCAATATTAGGATTCGATGTTACATCTTCAGCTTTAATACTAAATCCATGATTTTGAGACGTGATTTCACATTTACCTGAAATCAAATTTTTAACCGGGTGATTGATACCACGATGACCGGCATGCATTTTATATGTTTTAATTCCTTGCGATTCGGCCAATAATTGATGTCCTAAACAAATTCCAAAAACCGGTTTACCCGAATCAACCACTTGTTTTACCAGGTTCATTTCATCTTTCATGACACTAGGGTCGCCGGGACCATTACTTAACATAAAGCCATCCGGATTAAAAGCTTCCATTTCCTTTAATGTTGTTTTCATTGGAAATACTTTTAGGTAGCATCCTCTTTCGGCTAAAGAACGTAATATATTTTTCTTCACCCCGAAATCAATCACGGCTACTTTATGTGCTGATTTTGGATCGCCAAATTCATAAGGCTTTTTTGTACAAACCTTAGAAGACAATTCCAATCCGGCCATACTTGGCACTTTAGCCAGAATTTTCTTAAGGTCTTCGATATTTGTATTCTCAGAAGAAATGACACAATTCATTGCGCCTTTATCGCGAATATAACGTACGATAGCACGCGTATCTACATCGCTGATGGAAACGATACCGTCTTTCTCAAAATATTCCTGTAAGGATTGTTGCGCGCGTTTACGGGAAAAACCATCATTAAACTTTTTGCAAACCATACCCGCAATTTTAATGCTATCGCTTTCCACTTCCGACTCTTCGATACCATAATTACCAACATGAACGTTATTCATCACAACGATTTGTCCGTAATAACTTGGATCTGTAAAGATTTCCTGATAGCCGGTCATACCGGTATTAAAGCAGATTTCCCCTGTAGTAGTTCCTATTTTGCCGGCAGCTTTGCCTTCAAACACTTTTCCGTCTTCTAATAATAGTATGGCTTTGGGGCGAGATTGGTATTTCAATTGCATTTTTTTAGAAGTTATATTCTAAAATGTAAAGGTCTGTATTAATGCCCGAAAAATAAAGGTTTGTTAATAGGTTTTTGAAAAATTAAACCTTGCATTCAAAATCAGCGGATACCAATCTTTGTATCCTTCTTTTTGGGCTTAAATAGCGCCTTTAACTTATATTCGAAGCCTTGTGTTGGCGCGGTAGCGGGTGATTGAGCCAAATTCCCGAACTGGTTAATAAAAAAGAATGCCGGAACCGCCTTTAAATTATACACATCATAAGCAGTTTTACCATCATTTCCTGCTTTATTATACCATATTGGCCAGTTGTATTTTGGATAAGCTTTTAAATAATTCTTGTAATACTTAATACTGTCATCGGTACAAATACTGATGAATGTTACTTTATCGCCATATTTTTTGACCAACTCCGCCATCTTCGGCATTTCCTTTAAACTGTTTACACTTTTCGTAGAAAAGAAATTTAAATAAACATAGCGACCCTTATAATCGCCAAGAGTTACCATTTTTCCGGTGCGATCATAGGCCACAAAATCAGGAGCCTTCATGCCTACATTTAAATTATAGGCCACTTGCAACATGTTATTCAAAATCTTCTTATGCGCCTTAATTTTAGTATCATTGGTCATTTGTTCGATAACAGCTAATACTAATTCGCGGCTGAATTGCGGATTGTAATAATAATCCCACAAACTTTTTATGATCACCAATTCGCGTAAGGTATCGTTACTTAATAGAGGGTCGCTTTTTAAATACGAATTAACCGCCGTATACTGTGTTACTGTATTTATTAAATGATGAATATTTTCTGATTTTTTGGTAGATGAATAAGCCTCAACATATCCTTTAAAGAAAGCGTTAAAGAAAGTCATGTATTCGAAATGCGTGTGCTGAACAGGTTTTCCTGCAATAAAATTACTCGCCAAAAAATTCTTTCCGCGTGATGCGTTTGAGTTAGACTCGGCAATGCTATATTGTACATACGATTTAAAATAATTGTTCCTAATATTCTTGTACCGCCAACTTGCAATTAATTGTATTGTGTCGAGCTTGTTATAAATTCGGTTTTTATTCAGGAATTCGGTGGCAGCATTCTCAAACATTTTGTTATAAACCTTATTGTAATCGATAATAAGTGTATTAAGTTCAGTTGTATCACCAGAAATGACGCCTATTAACACCTGCTCTTCCACATCGCCGCGAATATCCAAATCCTTGTCCTTTTCAGGAAACGTAACACCATAAACATAATTAGGCTGAATGTATAGTTTGCCGAATAAATTTTCGATTTGTAATTCTACCGGTTGGGTGTGTTCGATTTGCAAATCCAATTCAAAATATCCGTCTTTGTCGACAGTATCAATGGCTTCCCTTGTTTTAGTATAGGTTATTAAATCGCTAAAGGCTAATAAACTGATTGGTTTACCAATATGGGAAGCGTGTGCTTTTCCCTTAATCTTTACGTTTTGTCCAAAAGAAAAGAAGGGCGCCACTGCGCACGAAAGAAGAAAGAAAAGAAACAACGGTCTATATTGCATAAATCACTATAATCCAAAATTATCAAAAAGATACAGCATTATTTACTTAAATAAGCATAAATAAAAAAGCCACGAAGAATTCTTCGTGGCCTAATATTGCTAATTTAATTAGTCTTCTGTTACAGGAACAACAAAACCGGTAATTTCTTTCAGCATTTTCACTTTTAAATAGATACCACCTTTAACGGTTCCAGGTGCGGCAATAGCATCATCTACGCCAATTGCATAGAAATAATAATCGCCACGGTAAATATTACTGATTAAAAAGTTTCCGTTATGATCGGCATCAATGTATGTATCATATTTCGAAACATCAGTTCCGGGAAAATCCTTAGCGTTAAATTTGATATAAACACGAGCATGTGGAATGGCCTTATCGTGATGTTCAACTCTACCCTTAATATTAGATTTACCACCTAACTGATTTTTTTTACAACCGAAGAATGCAAGGGCCGTAACCATTAATAAAATGTATTTGAAATTTTTCATAAAATTTAGTTTAAACAAATATACTAAATAAGTCTTCTAAAGACTAATGAATTTCTGAGAAACGCGGGTCTTTTATAAACTCAGCATCGTTCAGGGTATTTAAAAACGCAATCAAATCATTCTTTTCCTGCGTACTTAATGAAATTCCGCTTACCAACAAAGGATCAAGATTAGGTGTATTGGTTACACCTGATGTATAATGATTTAATACGGCCGTTAAACTACTGAACCTTCCATCGTGCATATAAGGCGCGCTATAACCTAAATTACGAAGTGAAGGTACTTTGAACTTATATAAATCATTTGGATCTAAGGTTATTCTATAACGACCACTGTCCTGAAATGCTGTAATAGGCAAACCGTTATTTCTAAATGAATAATCACTAAATAAAGGTTCCGAATGGCAGGAAGCACACTTGGCTTTAAAAACGGTGTAACCACTATTTTCTTGCGCGTTAAACGACTCTTCACCACTCTTTACTTTATCGTATTTACTGCGATACGAAACCATAAGTCCCATAAATTGGGCGAATGATTTCAAAAAGCGCTGTGACGTTACAGTGCTATCGCCATAAGCTTTGTAACATAATGTTTTGTATTTATAGGATGCAGCAATTCGGTTAATAGCATCGTTAAACGACAAGTTCATTTCAATTGGATTAGATATCGGACCGATTGGTTGATTTTCCAAATTACTAATACCTCCATCCCACATAATTTTTTGATGCCAGGTTAAATTAAACATGGCCGGTGAATTGCGCTTCCCTAAAAGATTGTGTACGCCATGACTGGTTGGATGACCGGGACCGTTGGAAAAGGCAAAGATTTGTTGATGACAGCTGCCACAAGAAATGGATGAGTCTTCCGATAACATGGGCTCATAAAACAAATGACGACCCAAAGTAAAAATCTCTTTTGTTACACTATTACCGGTAAAATCATAAACAGGCGACGGCCATCCTGTGGGTACAATTGGCTCATACGATTCACTTAAATCATCCTCGCTGATTGGAATAATTTCCGGATCCTTCTTACAAAAACTAAGAAATAAAATCAGTAAACTTAATATGGTAAGGAGCTTAAATCGCATCTTAATGCTTAATAGCTGAGAATACAAACATATTTGAGTAATTGTTCGCTAACTGCTTTGCAACCGGACCTCCGGTAACGGCAGGACTTACCGAAAAATCGATAACGTTTTGATTTCGGAATGCTTCCAGTAAATTAGCTTTAAGATAAATGGTTGAAACATGGTCTTGATCCACATTTAACGATGTGGAAGTGAAAGGTACATTTGCCCAACGTATTAAATTAAATGGAGGAATAAAACCTCCTATATGGTAAGCTATATTCGGTATTCCCCAATGAGGCGCGCTGCCGGTATAACCTTCACATTTAAAGAAAATATAGCCTTGATTCCAACTCCAAAACATATCATTTAAAGGATCAAGTGCTCCTGTTTGAGCGCCGCTACAATTACGGGTACTGTCAACTCCTACAATAAACTCTATGGCAATGTAATTTTCTACAGGTATATCTTTCAACACAAACTTGCAAGTATTTATTGTATCAGCTGCATTAATGAGAAAATATGTTTCCGGAACAACATAATAAGATCCATTCGGACGTTTTAATTTGATGTTTGAAATGTAATATTTTAAAATACTTACCGAGAAGGTATCGTTATTAGCATTTACATATTTAGGTGTAGAGGCTGTATATGGAACATCCGATGATAATTGAATGATTTGATTGTCGGCCACATTCGTTATGTTTACTACAACATCATTGGTGTTTTCGTGATTGTGCACATGTTCTTCATCAATTGGATTTGGATCCTTTTTACAAGATGAAACAACCAGTCCAATTACTAGCGCTAATGATAAAAGTCTTGCAATTTTCATACTTTAAATATACTAAATAAAAAGGGCGAATGCTAGTAACATCTGTTACAAAACTATAATCCTATTTTACCGGATCATATCCACTACCACCCCATGGTCCGCAGGAAATCAAGCGTTTAAACCCCATCCAACCGCCTTTAAAGATGCCGTATTTGTTAATGGCGTCTATGCTATACTGAGAACAAGTTGGGGTATAGCGACAAGCATTGGGTAATAATGGCGAAATACTGTATTGATAAAACTTAATTAAAAAAATAGGGATTATTTTCAAGGAGAACTTCATTACTTAACATTGAGAGTTAAAAAAGAAACACCATTGATTAATCCTTCCATTTTATCACCTATTTTAACCGGACCAACCCCTTCCGGCGTTCCGGTATAAATTAAATCGCCCTGTTTTAAAGTCACGAATTGTGATACGTAACTTACTACCTTGTCGAAACTGAAAATTAAATCCTTGCTATTTCCTATCTGACGGCTTTCTCCGTTTATTTTCAACTCAAAATTGATGCTATTTAAATCCCCTAATTCTTCTTTTTTTACCATTTTCCCGAGAGGTGCCGAATTATCAAAAGCTTTCGCTTTCTCCCATGGTAATCCTTTTTCTTTACATTTAGCCTGAATGTCTCGTGCCGTGAAATCAATTCCTAAACCAATATCATCATAATACTTGTGCGCAAACTGCTCTTCAATATGCTTTCCTACTTTGCAAATTTTAAGCACCAATTCAATCTCGTGATGCAAATCCTTTGTAAATTCAGGAATATAGAAATCACCCTCTTTAAGCAGAGCTGTATCCGGTTTCATAAAAAAAACCGGTTCGGTTGGAACAGCGCTGTTCATTTCTTTCGCGTGTTCGGCATAATTACGTCCAATGCAAATAATTTTCATGGCTATAAATTTAAGTCTTTATTTATCAAAATGCCATTAAGAATGGTGCATTAAATTTTATAAAATTTAAGTAACAAGTACCTCTCCATAAGCTAAGCTTTGGTATTTTTAAACTTTAATTCGATTCTCCCAATGAAATTCACTATAGATACCAATAAAGCCTTTACTTTAAGCGATATTCGTCAAATTATCTCTAATAATTCTCAAATCGAACTTTCGGCCTCTTCCATTAAAAACATTAATGATTGTCGTGCCTATCTCGATGAGAAAGTTAAAAAGCATTCTGAACCAATTTATGGCATTAACACCGGCTTTGGCTCTTTATGCAATGTGAGTATTGCCGAAAATGAAATTGAAAAGTTACAGGAGAATTTAGTAATGAGTCACGCTTGCGGAATGGGCGAAGAAGTTCCGAAAGAAATAGTAAAATTGATGCTTCTCTTAAAAATCCGCGCTTTGTGTTACGGAAAAAGCGGTGTTCAATTAATTACTGTTGAACGTTTGTTGTTTTTTTACAATCATGATATTCTACCTGTTGTATATCAACTAGGCTCCTTAGGTGCATCAGGTGATTTGTCGCCTTTAGCTCACTTATGTCTGCCCCTATTAGGGATGGGCGAAGTTAACTATGAAGGTAAACGACATAACGCTTCAGATGTTCTGAAAAAATTAAACGTTAGTCCGATTAAATTAAAATCAAAAGAAGGTCTTGCTTTATTAAACGGCACTCAATTTATGAGCGCATATGGCGTTCAATGTTTACTGAAATCAGAAGAACTTAATATTTGGGCGGATACCATTGGTGCTATTTCGCTTGAAGCGTTTGACGGGCGCATCGATCCATTTAAGGAACATTTGCACACGATTCGTCCTCATCGCGGACAATTACAAACCTCCGAATTTTTCAGAAAGATTTTAAGTGGCAGCGAAATTGTAGCTAAAAGTAAACAACAAGTTCAAGACCCCTACTCTTTCCGTTGCATCCCACAGGTTCATGGCGCCACCAAAGACACATACAATTATGTAAAGTCGGTTATTGAAACAGAGATTAATTCTGTGACCGATAATCCAACGGTGTTTCCGGAAAGTGATGAAGTTATTTCCGGCGGTAATTTTCACGGACAACCGTTAGCTCTGGTTTTAGACTTTTTATGTATCGCCATTGCTGAGTTGGCTAATATTTCTGAGAGAAGAACCTACCAACTTATTTCAGGTTTAAGAAACTTACCTGCCTTTTTAGTTGCAAAACCGGGATTGGATTCTGGATTCATGATTCCACAGTATACAGCTGCTTCCATCGTAAGTCAGAACAAACAATTATGTACACCGGCAAGTGCTGATAGTATTGTTTCTTCAAACGGACAAGAAGATCATGTGAGTATGGGAGCGAATGCCGCTACCAAATGTTTTAAAGTTATAGAAAACACACAGCGAGTTTTAGCCATTGAACTCATGAATGCATCACAAGCATTGGAGTTCAGGAGACCATTAAAATCATCTAAGTTCATTGAACAACTCATTTCCGAATACCGAAAAGAAGTTAAGTTTGTTGAGAATGACAGAATCATGTACAAAGAACTGGATGCTTCTTTAAATTTCATCAAGCAAAAAGCACCTTCAATTATCAATTAATGAAAATACGTTCTATAATACTTTTTGTATTTACATGTCTGGTGCTTATAAAACCGACAGAAATAATCGCCTGTCAGTGTCCGCTTACGAACCTCTCGCTTGAAGAATGCAATAAATACGATGTGATTTACAGAGGTAAAATTGTGAGTGTAAATCCCTGCAACAATAATTCATCCGAAGCTATTTTTGAAATCCTTGAATTATATAAAGGTCGGGTGAATGCCAAGTTTAAAGTTTTATTCGATTGTAAAGTAGAGTGTGCACAAGAATTTAATCCGGGTGAAGAATGGATTATTTATTCCAACTACAAGCAGGCCGATAATGCTAAAATGGATTGGTGCAGTCGCAGTCGTAAATTAATTAAAAACGAGAAAGAAGATTTTTACGCTGTTACGTATGGTAATAGTTACGATGAAGAATTAGACTTTCTGCGTAAAAATTTGGGCACATACAAAACCATGCGCGACCGCGAAGAAAATCAAGCGGGAAAACGTAACATCATTCCAAGCCGAACTCAACTTATCATTACCTTATTTATTTCCTTGGCTGTAGTAATCTTGTTTCTTCAACTTTTTAAAAGATTTTTTAAATGAGTAAAAACAACAACAAACAACACCCTTGGCACGGCATTTCACCCGGAAAAAATTGTCCGAACGAAATTACAGCCTTTATTGAAATTGTACCCGGTGATGCTGTTAAATATGAAATTGACAAAGAAAGCGGTTATTTGAAAATTGATCGCCCGCAAAAATTCTCAAATGCTGTTCCTGCTCTATATGGTTTTATTCCAAAAACGTATTGCGGGACATCCATCGCTAACTTCGCTGCATCTCATTCTAAAGAAAAAATAAGTAAAGGGGATGGTGATCCATTGGATATTTGTGTACTGACCGAAAAACAAATTACACACGGTGATATTTTAGTAGACGCTATTCCGATTGGCGGATTAAGGATGATTGACAAAGAAGAAGCTGACGATAAAATTATTGCTGTTTTAAAGCAAGATGAAATCTATGGTAACTGGAAAGATATTAGTGATTGTCCGCAAGCCGTCATCGACCGTATCAAACATTACTTTTTAACTTATAAAAATTTACCCGGCAATCATCAACCCGTGATTATTGATGCCGTTTACGGTGTTGAAGTTGCGAAAACAGTAATTTTAAAGAGCCTTGAAGATTACAAAAACGAAATTGAATAAAATGGAAAAAACAACTGAAGCCGATTCGTACTATAATAATCTTGAAAACATGAGTGTTTTGGAATTACTTCAAAACATGAATAAAGAAGATAAAACGGTGCCATTAGCCATAGAGAAAGTAATTCCTGCGATTGAAAAATTAGTGGAAGTGATTGTGGAGAAAATGAAAATTGGAGGACGTTTATTCTACACCGGCGCGGGCACAAGCGGACGATTAGGCATTGTAGATGCATCTGAATGTCCGCCTACTTACGGTATTGAACACGGCCGAGTTATTGGTTTAATTGCCGGTGGAGATGAAGCAATAAGGAAAGCCGTTGAATTTGCAGAAGACGATGCGAACCAAGGCTGGGAAGATTTAAAAGTTCACCAGATAAATTCCAAGGATGTTGTTATTGGAATTGCAGCTTCCGGAACTACACCTTACGTTGTTGGTGCATTAGAACAATGTAACAAAAACAACATTATCACCGCTTGTATTACCTGTAATGCAGGAAGTCCTATTGCAAAAGTAGCGCAATATCCAATTGAAGTGGTAGTTGGACCGGAGTTTGTAACCGGCTCAACACGGATGAAATCAGGCACGGCGCAAAAACTGGTATTGAATATGATTAGCACCAGTGTGATGATTAAATTAGGAAGAGTGAAGGGAAATAAAATGGTGGATATGCAATTAAGCAATCACAAGCTGGTTGATAGAGGAACGAAGATGGTGATGAAAAATACAGGCTTGGAAGATTACGAAAAAGCGAAAGCACTTTTATTGAAATATGGCAGCGTGAGAAAAGCTACGGAGAATTATAAATTATAGTTTTTAATTTTCTTAAAGAATTTGTAAATTTAATCATGAGAATTTATCTAATATTAATTAAATGCCTTTTAGTAATTAATTATTCTTATTCTCAAGGTAATCTTGTACAAGATCCAAGTTTTGAAGCCTATAGCGTATGTCCTTGGAATATTGGAGATTTTCCATTAACTCAATGGACGTCAGTTGGACAGGGTTATTCAGCAACAAGTTTTAATTGTGGGAGTTTTTCTTCAAACTGTGGAGTCCCAAAAAATCTTTATGGTTTTCAAAACCCTTCCTCAGGGAATGGTTATATTGGAATTAGAACATTCGGAAACAATTCACGCCAATATGCTATTTCACAATTAACTACATCACTTAGTATTGGTCAAAAATACTTTGTTTCTTTTAAAGTTAATGCGGTTAACAATTACCTTCAACAACCTTGTCAAACAAATAGACAAGGCTTGTTGTTTTCTATTAATCCTATCTCCTCTGTGAGTTTTCCGAATTTCGCACATGTTTATTCAAGCAACATTGTGAGCGACACACTAAATTGGACAACGGTTCGAGGTTCTTTTATTGCAGACGCGAATCACAAGTATATCGCTATAGGTAATTTCTTCAATGATGGAGTTACAACTTATACTAACCTAACAGGATCATTTTATCCAACCGGTTTTAATTATTTCGACGATATTTGTGTTTCTACTGATTCATTATACTGTGAAAAGTGGACAGGTATAAATGAAGAGGAAGCCTTAAACAAGATTCAAATATTTCCAAACCCGGTTGAGGATAGGTTCAAAATAAAAACCACAAAGCATATTGAAGATGTGAAGCTTTTTTCATTAAACGGCATTCCTGTAGATATTTCTTCAATTAATACTAAGGAATACACCATACCTTATGTAAATGACGGAATATATATACTTCAATTGAGAATAGAGGGAAAAGTACTGTACAAAAAAATCGTCGTTTATAATAATTCTTACTAAACCAAGTAATTAAAAATGTTATTAGAAATTGATACAATGCATAAAAAAAGCCCGATACATGTATCGGGCTTTTTATTTTGATAAAACTGAGATTATTTTTTCTCTTCAGCTTTTTTCTCTTCAGCTTTTTTCTCGCCACTGCAAGCTTTAGCTCCGTCTTTTTTGCAACAAGCTTTTGCTTCAGCTTTTTTGCAACATTCTTTCTTTCCTTTGTCTTTATCTTTATCGTCGCCGGTGTTAGCAGCAGATAAGCCTCCAACCAATCCGGTGAAAGCTAACATTAATAATACTTTTTTCATTTTTTGTTGGGTTAAATTTTTTATATGAGCAAATATAACCATAAAATCAGCCTTTTGTGATGGCACCCCTTTGTTTTTTGTTAAAAAAGCTAAATGCTAGTCCGTAAACAAACGAAAAATGACAAAAATCAATTTAGTTTTTGCTGATTTCGGGCATCCTTACAAAAAACACATATCCGTTTTTTGAATAAATAGGTTTCACAACACCGGTTTGCATTAAAACCTCGGTATTATTGCTTTTACAAACGAAGATTGCCGGCTTGTCAATTTTGCCGTATAACATCCAATTTGCATAGGCAATGGAATATGATGTGAGTGGATTAAATCCTTTGGCCTCTATATCCAATAAATTTTTCTTTACGTATTCAATACAATCAGAATTCTGATTCTGTTGAGGCTGCTTATTCGTATAAAATAAATAAGCATAACTTTTAAATCCGGAAGTTTCAACATAATAATCCTTCTTCGCTAAAACTTCATAAAATGTAATGGCCGAATTCTGCGTGTACATTTCTATCTTGGGAATAAACACAGCTATAAAAACAAAAATAAAGACGATATAGAATGAATATAACCAATAAATCAAGCGTGTTTTTCCTCTGCTTATAAAACGATAACCGGCATGCGAAACGAGTATGAAAATTAATCCTAAACTCCACTCCCAGCCTTGCCAATTTGCTTCCGCTTTCAAATTTTCAATGGCAAATGGGTCCTTTATTAAGTTGTTGGAAAGTAATAATGGCTTTAAGAAATCAACTGCGCCTAATAATGAAAATGCTATTCCCAATATCAAACTCAAGCCAATGAACAAAGCTGCAAACCACGCTTTAATTTTATATTCACCACTAAATAATTTGTGAATCGAATAAGTTGCTAAATACGTTAGCGGTAAATAACACAAAGACGAATAGTGAACTATCTTTGTTTTTACCAACGTAAAGATTCCTAAAACCACAAAAAACAGAATCACCATTCCAAACTTAACATGTTTTTGAAAAGGTGTATCCATTCCTGATTTCTTCAACGACATGATCATAAACAAAGAAGTTGGAAAACATCCTATCAGCAGAACTACAAAATGATATAATAAAAATCCACCATGGTCAGAATCTTCCGTTTTAAATAAACGAATCTGATAATCAATAAAAGCTTTTATCACTTCCGTATTACCCCGCAAAAGCTCAAATAAAAACCAACTAAAGCCGGTTAAGATTAAACTCAACATAAAAACAGAAATCTGTTTTAATCCACTTACCCTTTTGAATTTCTGGAGGCCCCAAAATGCACCGATGAATCCTCCAACAATTACAATAGCCGCCGGACCTTTCGTTAAAACTGCCAAACCCAAAAACAATCCGGCTAATGCCGCGGTTCGATAACCGTTTTTACCTAAGGGGTCATTAAAATGGAGAATGATTTGATAAAAAGCAGAGAAAATAAATAAATTAAACCAGGGATCGATAATACCGGATTTAAAATAAAAATGTGGCAACAACGTGCCGGCATATACCAGCACCCAGGTTAATCCGAAAGACGAAGAATACACCTTTTTGCCAATAAAAAATATCACACACAAACTAATTATACCACAAACAGCATTCGGAAAACGAGCTGCAAACTCATTCACTCCAAAAACATTCATACTAATTGCCTGCAACCAAATAAAGAAAGGCGGTTTTTCCCAGAAAGGATTATAATTCAATTGTACATTGCTGTAATTACCGGTCACCACCATCTCGCGGGCGCACTCCGCAAAATTTATTTCATCCCAGTCAAACAAATGGCAATTACCTATAAACGGAACAAAAACTAATGATGCTAAAAGAATAATTAATCCAATCGCCCCATACTTAGTATTTAATACAGCTTTCACGATGCCTTCTTGTTAAATAAAGGGTGATTGAATTTTTTTTCGACTTTCTGATTACAATAAAAAACGAAATACAACAAAGTAGCGTAAATAATGCCAATCATTGAACCGGCAGTTACATCCACCAACCAATGTTGAGAAAGATGCATGCGGCTATAAGCTGCATTAAATGCTAATATGATAAATAAGAATTTAAGAAATTGATTTTTCACTATTAAAGACAATGAAGTAAAAAGCGCAAAAGCCGTCGTTGTATGTCCGCTCGGGAAACTATTCTCGCCTAATACCTCCACCCCATCAATTAAATTTAATTTAATATGCTTCTGATAGTACACAAACATATGGTGAGGTCTGGTGTAGTTAATACTGTTTTTAATAATGGCAGCGGTTCCGCCGGCGAGTGCATACGAAAATAAGACAAACAATCCATTACGTACATTCTTAAATAAAAGTATAATCCCAATCAACA is part of the Bacteroidota bacterium genome and encodes:
- a CDS encoding T9SS type A sorting domain-containing protein, coding for MRIYLILIKCLLVINYSYSQGNLVQDPSFEAYSVCPWNIGDFPLTQWTSVGQGYSATSFNCGSFSSNCGVPKNLYGFQNPSSGNGYIGIRTFGNNSRQYAISQLTTSLSIGQKYFVSFKVNAVNNYLQQPCQTNRQGLLFSINPISSVSFPNFAHVYSSNIVSDTLNWTTVRGSFIADANHKYIAIGNFFNDGVTTYTNLTGSFYPTGFNYFDDICVSTDSLYCEKWTGINEEEALNKIQIFPNPVEDRFKIKTTKHIEDVKLFSLNGIPVDISSINTKEYTIPYVNDGIYILQLRIEGKVLYKKIVVYNNSY
- a CDS encoding phosphatase PAP2 family protein, whose translation is MLIVSYYLLNYDKVTIHHSINQLVGVKWIDSFYKYFTHIGDGITAVLIGIILLFKNVRNGLFVLFSYALAGGTAAIIKNSINYTRPHHMFVYYQKHIKLNLIDGVEVLGENSFPSGHTTTAFALFTSLSLIVKNQFLKFLFIILAFNAAYSRMHLSQHWLVDVTAGSMIGIIYATLLYFVFYCNQKVEKKFNHPLFNKKAS
- the murQ gene encoding N-acetylmuramic acid 6-phosphate etherase, with protein sequence MEKTTEADSYYNNLENMSVLELLQNMNKEDKTVPLAIEKVIPAIEKLVEVIVEKMKIGGRLFYTGAGTSGRLGIVDASECPPTYGIEHGRVIGLIAGGDEAIRKAVEFAEDDANQGWEDLKVHQINSKDVVIGIAASGTTPYVVGALEQCNKNNIITACITCNAGSPIAKVAQYPIEVVVGPEFVTGSTRMKSGTAQKLVLNMISTSVMIKLGRVKGNKMVDMQLSNHKLVDRGTKMVMKNTGLEDYEKAKALLLKYGSVRKATENYKL
- a CDS encoding glycosyltransferase family 39 protein, giving the protein MKAVLNTKYGAIGLIILLASLVFVPFIGNCHLFDWDEINFAECAREMVVTGNYSNVQLNYNPFWEKPPFFIWLQAISMNVFGVNEFAARFPNAVCGIISLCVIFFIGKKVYSSSFGLTWVLVYAGTLLPHFYFKSGIIDPWFNLFIFSAFYQIILHFNDPLGKNGYRTAALAGLFLGLAVLTKGPAAIVIVGGFIGAFWGLQKFKRVSGLKQISVFMLSLILTGFSWFLFELLRGNTEVIKAFIDYQIRLFKTEDSDHGGFLLYHFVVLLIGCFPTSLFMIMSLKKSGMDTPFQKHVKFGMVILFFVVLGIFTLVKTKIVHYSSLCYLPLTYLATYSIHKLFSGEYKIKAWFAALFIGLSLILGIAFSLLGAVDFLKPLLLSNNLIKDPFAIENLKAEANWQGWEWSLGLIFILVSHAGYRFISRGKTRLIYWLYSFYIVFIFVFIAVFIPKIEMYTQNSAITFYEVLAKKDYYVETSGFKSYAYLFYTNKQPQQNQNSDCIEYVKKNLLDIEAKGFNPLTSYSIAYANWMLYGKIDKPAIFVCKSNNTEVLMQTGVVKPIYSKNGYVFFVRMPEISKN